The genomic interval AGGGTGTAGAAGGGATGGGGGTCAACCTGAATGCGCAGGTACAGGTTGCCACCACCCACGCCCTGGCCCCGCAGGCGAATGCGCTGACCGGTGACCATGCCAGCGGGCATATTGACCTCTAGCGATCGCCCATCCTCTAGGCGAATGCGCTCGCGCCCTCCCCGAAAGGCTTTTTTTAGGGGAACGGTGAGGTCGGCCTCGGCATCGCGGCGGCCGGTAGTAGTGGATGGGCTATAGGTAGCGGTGTTGGTCGCATAGCCATCGTCATCGCTAGCGCTACGGCGAGCTGGGCGACGGTTGAGGAGCTGATCGACGAAAACATTGAAGTCAGGAAATTCGCCAAACCCGAAGTCTTCTAAGGAAATTCGCCCACCAAAGAAATCGCTGACGGCAGATTTACCCTGGCCTTTCTTAAAGCCCTCCTGCTGCCAGTACTCGCTGAATTTCTCGTACTGGGCGCGCTTTTCGTCGTCGGAGAGCACAGTGTAGGCTTCGCTGATCAGCTTGAACTGATCCTCTGCTGCTTGGTCGCCAGGGTTGAGGTCGGGGTGGTACTGTCGGGCGAGCTTGCGGTAGGCCTGCTTGATGTCACTAAACGTTGCTTCTCTGGAAACCCCCAGAATGTCGTAGTAGTTCCGAAAGTTCTCCATGCAGGGTGGATAGGTGGGCGGGTAAGGGGGTGGGGGAGTGGGCGGGTGGATGGGTAGGGGAGTGGATGGTTCTGTTGGCCGGTTCGCTCCCCTAGCTGGCAGGGCGAAGTGAAGGGTGGGTTAGAGCCACTCGTCGCGATCGCTCCAGTTGTCGCCGTCGTAGCGGGGGGCAGGGCGGCGATTGTCTTGGCGAGGGGGTACCGATCTCGCAGCATCAGCGCCGCGTTCGGCGGGTGCAGGCCGCGCGCGCGTCTCTGGAGCCGGGTTTTCAGCGGGACGGTTCGCCGATGCGGGCTGCCCCCAGGGGTCGTCTTCCCAACTGTTGTCTCGGCGAGGAGCGGCGGAGGCGGTATTGGGTCGATCTGCTGGAGACGCATCGCGAGCGTAAGGGTCATAGCCCTGATCATCGTAACCACGGTTTCCAGAGCGCTCTGTTTCAGCGTCGCGATAGTCGGCATCGCCGTAGCCTGGCTCAGGGGCGCTAGGCCGGTCGTAGCGTGGGTCATCGTAGGTCGATTGACCGTAACCCGCATCGCCATAGCTAGGGCGGGCGGGCTCAGAATTTTGCGTTCTTGGGGCGTCTTGACCGTAGTCTTGGCGGCCATAGCTGGGCTGATCATAGCTACGATAGTCGTCGGCAGCGGATGGGGTATCGGTCGACGGTCTGTAGTCTTGGCGATCGTAATCCTGGCGATCGTAGCCAGGTTGCCCATAGTCCTGGCGGCCATAGTCTTGACGGCCATAGTCCGATGTGGGCGGCTGGGGACGGTTGGGTTCTTGGGGGCGGTCGTAGCCATTGCCATAGCCCTGGTCATAGCCAGAGTTGCCGTAGCTAGAGCCGCCGCTGGGACGCTCACTGTACCCCTGATTGCCGTAGCCCTGATCGCTGTATCCTGGGCTGTTGTAGTTCGGGTTGTTATAACCCTGGCCATTGTAACCGGCCGTCCCGTAGGCGCGGTTGTCGTAGGCTGGGCTATTGTAGCGCTGGCCACCCGCTCCGCCACGATTGTCGTAGTCCCAGTCGTCGTCCCAGTTCCCCCAAGTGGTAGATCCCTGGTAGCCGTAGTTGGGCCGCGCATCCAGGTCATCATCGAAGGAGAAGGTTTTCTTTAGGGTATTACCGATCTGGCCGAGGATGCCGCCTTCGGGAGCATCCTCAGCTTCGTAGAGGTAGGCCTCGCGATTGAGGTCGTAGAGTTCGTCTTGCAGCTCGGCCTGAGCAATGTCGATGCCCCGCTCGTCGCTCTTCTCTAGGTAGTCGCGTAGCTCTTGCACCAACCCTTCGATGCGGCGACGGCGATCGCGGGCAAACTGCATGCCAAAATCGAGGGCTACCTCCCGCAGCAGTCGCTCGGCTTGGAAAGTCAGCGCTTCAGCCCGGTTGCGCTTTTCGACTCGCTCACGCTGGAGGCGATCGGTTTCGGCAAACTCCTCCGCCTCGCGGATCATGCGCTGTACTTCGCCTTCTTCGAGATTAGAAGCGCCCTG from Nodosilinea sp. FACHB-141 carries:
- a CDS encoding DnaJ C-terminal domain-containing protein, which encodes MENFRNYYDILGVSREATFSDIKQAYRKLARQYHPDLNPGDQAAEDQFKLISEAYTVLSDDEKRAQYEKFSEYWQQEGFKKGQGKSAVSDFFGGRISLEDFGFGEFPDFNVFVDQLLNRRPARRSASDDDGYATNTATYSPSTTTGRRDAEADLTVPLKKAFRGGRERIRLEDGRSLEVNMPAGMVTGQRIRLRGQGVGGGNLYLRIQVDPHPFYTLRGNDVYCRVPITPSEAALGSTIDIPTLDGPLRTPLPQGAQTGQIIQLPGRGYPIGRESRGDQIVELEVVVPTGLSDREKALYEELRQTERFRPRADLFT